A DNA window from Camelina sativa cultivar DH55 chromosome 17, Cs, whole genome shotgun sequence contains the following coding sequences:
- the LOC104755890 gene encoding mediator of RNA polymerase II transcription subunit 15a isoform X2 → MDNNNWRPSLPNGEPAMETGDWRTQLPPDSRQKIVNKIMETLKKHLPFSGPEGINELRRIAARFEEKIFSGAINQTDYLRKISMKMLTMETKSQNAAGSSSSIPAANNGTSMDSIPNNQGILLPGSLPTNQSQAPQPLMSQTMQNNTASGMTGSTALPSSMPPASSITNNNVTSVVNQNSNMQNVAGMLQDSSGQHGLSSNMFSGSQRQMLGRPHGMSSQQQQQPQNAQYLYQQQLQQQLLKQNFQSGNVPNPNSLLPSHMQQQQQNVLQPNQLHSSQQPGVPTSATQPSTVNSAPLQGLHTNQQSSPQLSAQQTTQSMLRQHQSSMLRPHPQSQQASGIHQQQTSLPQQSISPLQQQQQTQIMRQQAANSSGIQQKQMMGQHVVGDMQQQHQQRLLNQQNNVMNIQQQQSQQQPQQQQKQQPTAQQQLMSQQNNLQATHQQPLGSQGNVAGMQQPQQQMLNSQVGNSSLQNNQHAVHMLSQSTGGMQRTHQAGHGLFSSQGQQSQNQPSQQQMMPQLQSHHQQLGLQQQPNLLQQDVQQRLQASGQVTGSLLPPQNVVDQQRQLYQTQRTLPEMPSSSLDSTAQTESANGVDWQEEVYQKIKSLKEMYLPDLNEIYQRVASKLQQDSIPQQQRSDQFEKLKQFKTMLERMIQFLSVPKSNIMPALKDKVPYYEKQIIGFLNMHKPRKPVQQGQLPQSQMQPMQQPQSQTVQDQSHDNQTNPQMQAMSMQGAGPRAQQSSLPNMQNNVLSSRPGVSAPQQNIPSSIPASSLESGQGNALNNGQQVAMGSMQQNTSQQVNNSSASGQSGLSTLQSNINQPQLSSSMLQHQHMKQQQDQQMTQQLKQQFQQRQMQQQQQQLQARQQQQQLQARQQAAQLQQMNDMNDLTSRQGMNVSRGMFQQHSLQGQRATYPLQQLKPGAVSSPQLLQGASPQMSQQHLSPQVDQKNLSTVNKMGTPLQPANSPFVVPSPSTPLAPSPMQVDSEKPSGTSSLSMGNLARQQATGMQGVVQSLAIGTPGISASPLLQEFTSPDGSVLNPLISTSGKPSATELPIERLIRAVKSCSPQALSSAVSDIGSVVSMVDRIAGSAPGNGSRASVGEDLVAMTKCRLQARNFMTQEGMMATKKMKRHTTAMPLSVGSLGGSVGDNYKQFTGSETSDLESTATSDRKKARTEMEHALLEEIKEINQRLIDTVVEISDDEDVTDHSEGAISSKGCEGTTVRFSFIAVSLSPALKAHLSSTQMSPIQPLRLLVPCSYPNASPSLLDKLPVEISKENEDLSSKAMARFNILLRSLSQPMSLKDIAKTWDACARAVICEYAQQFGGGTFSSKYGTWEKYVAAS, encoded by the exons ATGGATAATAACAATTGGAGGCCTTCTCTTCCAAACGGAGAACCTGCCATGGAGACAGGTGATTGGAGAACTCAATTGCCACCTGATTCACGTCAGAAGATTGTCAACAAGAT AATGGAAACACTCAAGAAGCACCTTCCATTTTCTGGACCAGAGGGAATCAACGAGCTCAGGAGAATTGCAGCCAGATTTGAGGAGAAAATTTTCAGCGGTGCTATTAATCAG ACTGATTACCTTCGGAAAATATCCATGAAGATGCTAACTATGGAGACTAAATCGCAAAATGCAGCTGGTTCTTCCTCATCTATCCCTGCCGCTAATAATGGAACATCCATGGATTCGA TACCCAACAATCAAGGTATCCTTCTTCCAGGATCGTTGCCAACCAATCAATCTCAAGCACCTCAGCCGTTGATGTCCCAAACCATGCAGAATAATACCGCCTCTGGAATGACGGGCTCTACTGCTTTACCATCTTCCATGCCGCCGGCTTCTTCCATAACCAATAACAACGTCACAAGCGTTGTAAACCAGAATTCAAATATGCAAAATGTGGCTGGAATGTTGCAAGATTCATCTGGGCAGCATGGCCTTTCCTCGAACATGTTTTCAGGATCCCAAAGGCAGATGCTGGGCAGGCCACATGGTATGTCTTCACAGCAACAACAGCAGCCGCAGAATGCACAATAT CTTTATCAGCAGCAGCTACAGCAGCAACTTCTCAAGCAGAATTTCCAGTCAGGGAATGTTCCCAATCCCAATTCGCTTTTGCCATCACACATGCAACAGCAGCAACAAAATGTGCTGCAGCCTAATCAACTGCATTCTTCTCAACAGCCTGGTGTTCCAACATCTGCTACGCAGCCATCCACTGTGAACTCAGCCCCTCTCCAGGGTCTCCACACAAATCAGCAATCAAGTCCGCAATTGTCTGCTCAGCAGACGACACAATCTATGTTGCGTCAGCATCAATCGTCAATGCTAAGGCCACATCCACAATCACAACAAGCGTCTGGCATCCATCAGCAGCAGACGTCATTGCCGCAGCAATCAATTTCTCCTCTACAACAACAGCAGCAAACACAAATAATGCGGCAACAAGCCGCAAATAGCTCGGGTATCCAACAGAAGCAGATGATGGGGCAACATGTTGTTGGGGATATGCAGCAGCAACATCAGCAAAGGTTactaaaccaacaaaataatGTTATGAACATCCAACAGCAGCAGTCACAACAGCAGCCAcagcagcagcagaagcagcAGCCAACGGCCCAGCAACAGTTGATGTCTCAACAAAACAACCTTCAGGCAACGCATCAGCAACCACTGGGCTCTCAAGGAAATGTTGCAGGAATGCAGCAACCACAACAACAGATGCTCAATTCCCAGGTTGGCAACTCAAGTTTGCAGAATAACCAGCACGCGGTGCATATGTTATCACAATCAACGGGTGGGATGCAACGAACACATCAGGCTGGCCATGGCTTGTTTTCTTCTCAGGGCCAACAGTCACAAAATCAGCCATCCCAACAGCAGATGATGCCCCAGCTTCAGTCGCATCATCAGCAGCTAGGGTTGCAACAACAACCTAATCTGCTACAACAGGATGTGCAACAAAGGCTACAAGCTTCAGGCCAAGTCACAGGTTCTCTGCTTCCACCTCAAAATGTTGTGGACCAACAGAGACAACTATATCAAACCCAAAGAACCCTCCCGGAGATGCCATCAT CATCGCTGGATTCGACAGCACAGACGGAAAGTGCAAATGGGGTTGATTGGCAAGAGGAGGTTTATCAGAAG ATCAAATCCTTGAAAGAGATGTACTTACCAGATCTGAATGAAATCTACCAGAGAGTTGCATCCAAGTTGCAGCAA GATTCTATTCCACAGCAACAAAGATCAGATCAGTTTGAGAAATTGAAACAGTTCAAGACAATGTTGGAGCGCATGATACAATTTTTATCTGTTCCAAAAAGCAATATCATGCCCGCATTGAAGGATAAGGTGCCTTATTACGAGAAGCAGATTATAGGTTTCTTAAATATGCACAAGCCGAGGAAGCCAGTACAGCAAGGGCAGCTTCCGCAATCTCAGATGCAGCCAATGCAGCAACCGCAATCTCAGACAGTTCAAGATCAATCTCATGATAATCAAACAAATCCGCAGATGCAAGCAATGAGCATGCAGGGAGCTGGGCCAAGGGCACAACAGAGTAGTTTGCCAAATATGCAGAATAATGTTCTGTCATCTCGTCCTGGAGTTTCAGCTCCACAGCAGAACATTCCTAGTTCCATACCGGCTTCTAGTTTAGAATCTGGCCAAGGCAATGCATTGAATAATGGCCAGCAGGTTGCCATGGGATCCATGCAACAAAATACTTCTCAACAAGTAAATAACAGTTCTGCCTCGGGTCAAAGTGGGTTAAGTACACTGCAGTCTAATATTAATCAACCCCAGTTAAGTTCCAGTATGCTTCAGCATCAGCACATGAAGCAACAGCAAGACCAACAAATGACGCAGCAACTCAAACAGCAATTTCAACAGCGCCAAatgcaacagcaacagcaacagttGCAAGCGagacagcaacagcaacagttGCAGGCAAGACAGCAAGCGGCACAATTACAACAGATGAATGATATGAATGATTTGACATCGAGGCAAGGGATGAATGTCAGTCGTGGGATGTTTCAGCAACATTCTCTGCAGGGACAGCGTGCCACTTATCCTCTTCAACAGTTAAAACCAGGAGCTGTTTCGTCGCCTCAACTTCTTCAAGGTGCATCTCCTCAAATGTCACAACAACATTTGTCTCCTCAGGTGGACCAGAAAAATCTGTCAACTGTCAACAAGATGGGAACTCCATTGCAACCTGCAAACTCCCCTTTTGTTGTCCCATCTCCTTCAACCCCCTTGGCTCCGTCCCCTATGCAAGTTGACTCGGAGAAACCTTCTGGCACTTCGTCGTTGTCAATGGGAAATCTTGCGCGCCAACAAGCAACTGGCATGCAAGGCGTAGTTCAATCCCTTGCAATTGGCACTCCAGGGATCTCTGCCTCTCCCCTCCTTCAGGAGTTTACTAGTCCTGATGGAAGTGTTTTAAATCCGTTGATAAGTACATCTGGAAAACCAAGTGCTACTGAGCTGCCTATTGAACGCCTTATTAGAGCT GTGAAGTCCTGCTCGCCACAAGCACTTTCTTCTGCAGTAAGTGACATTGGATCGGTTGTAAGCATGGTTGATAGGATAGCTGGTTCAGCCCCAGGAAACGGTTCGAGAGCTTCTGTTGGCGAAGACTTGGTTGCAATGACTAAGTGTCGTCTTCAAGCAAGAAACTTCATGACGCAAGAGGGAATGATGGCGACGAAGAAAATGAAGCGTCACACAACTGCAATGCCACTGAGCGTTGGTTCACTGGGAGGAAGTGTTGGTGATAACTACAAGCAGTTTACTGGTTCAGAAACATCAGACCTGGAATCTACTGCAACTTCTGATAGAAAGAAGGCAAGAACTGAG ATGGAACATGCCCTTTTGGaggaaattaaggaaataaaccAGCGGCTGATAGATACAGTTGTTGAgattagtgatgatgaagatgttacTGATCATAGTGAGGGAGCAATATCAAGCAAAGGGTGTGAAGGAACAACAGTTAGATTCTCGTTTATAGCTGTTTCTCTCAGCCCAGCCTTGAAGGCTCATCTCTCATCAACACAAATG TCTCCTATTCAACCATTACGTCTACTGGTCCCTTGTAGCTACCCTAACGCCTCTCCATCTCTTCTGGATAAACTCCCGGTCGAAATCAG CAAAGAGAACGAGGACCTCTCGTCCAAAGCTATGGCACGGTTCAACATATTGCTAAGAAGTTTGTCACAGCCAATGTCGCTCAAAGACATAGCCAAGACATGGGACGCTTGCGCTCGGGCTGTGATCTGTGAGTACGCACAGCAATTTGGTGGTGGAACTTTTAGCTCAAAATACGGCACTTGGGAGAAATATGTAGCCGCTTCCTGA
- the LOC104755890 gene encoding mediator of RNA polymerase II transcription subunit 15a isoform X1, which yields MDNNNWRPSLPNGEPAMETGDWRTQLPPDSRQKIVNKIMETLKKHLPFSGPEGINELRRIAARFEEKIFSGAINQTDYLRKISMKMLTMETKSQNAAGSSSSIPAANNGTSMDSIPNNQGILLPGSLPTNQSQAPQPLMSQTMQNNTASGMTGSTALPSSMPPASSITNNNVTSVVNQNSNMQNVAGMLQDSSGQHGLSSNMFSGSQRQMLGRPHGMSSQQQQQPQNAQYLYQQQLQQQLLKQNFQSGNVPNPNSLLPSHMQQQQQNVLQPNQLHSSQQPGVPTSATQPSTVNSAPLQGLHTNQQSSPQLSAQQTTQSMLRQHQSSMLRPHPQSQQASGIHQQQTSLPQQSISPLQQQQQTQIMRQQAANSSGIQQKQMMGQHVVGDMQQQHQQRLLNQQNNVMNIQQQQSQQQPQQQQKQQPTAQQQLMSQQNNLQATHQQPLGSQGNVAGMQQPQQQMLNSQVGNSSLQNNQHAVHMLSQSTGGMQRTHQAGHGLFSSQGQQSQNQPSQQQMMPQLQSHHQQLGLQQQPNLLQQDVQQRLQASGQVTGSLLPPQNVVDQQRQLYQTQRTLPEMPSSSLDSTAQTESANGVDWQEEVYQKIKSLKEMYLPDLNEIYQRVASKLQQFSLEQDSIPQQQRSDQFEKLKQFKTMLERMIQFLSVPKSNIMPALKDKVPYYEKQIIGFLNMHKPRKPVQQGQLPQSQMQPMQQPQSQTVQDQSHDNQTNPQMQAMSMQGAGPRAQQSSLPNMQNNVLSSRPGVSAPQQNIPSSIPASSLESGQGNALNNGQQVAMGSMQQNTSQQVNNSSASGQSGLSTLQSNINQPQLSSSMLQHQHMKQQQDQQMTQQLKQQFQQRQMQQQQQQLQARQQQQQLQARQQAAQLQQMNDMNDLTSRQGMNVSRGMFQQHSLQGQRATYPLQQLKPGAVSSPQLLQGASPQMSQQHLSPQVDQKNLSTVNKMGTPLQPANSPFVVPSPSTPLAPSPMQVDSEKPSGTSSLSMGNLARQQATGMQGVVQSLAIGTPGISASPLLQEFTSPDGSVLNPLISTSGKPSATELPIERLIRAVKSCSPQALSSAVSDIGSVVSMVDRIAGSAPGNGSRASVGEDLVAMTKCRLQARNFMTQEGMMATKKMKRHTTAMPLSVGSLGGSVGDNYKQFTGSETSDLESTATSDRKKARTEMEHALLEEIKEINQRLIDTVVEISDDEDVTDHSEGAISSKGCEGTTVRFSFIAVSLSPALKAHLSSTQMSPIQPLRLLVPCSYPNASPSLLDKLPVEISKENEDLSSKAMARFNILLRSLSQPMSLKDIAKTWDACARAVICEYAQQFGGGTFSSKYGTWEKYVAAS from the exons ATGGATAATAACAATTGGAGGCCTTCTCTTCCAAACGGAGAACCTGCCATGGAGACAGGTGATTGGAGAACTCAATTGCCACCTGATTCACGTCAGAAGATTGTCAACAAGAT AATGGAAACACTCAAGAAGCACCTTCCATTTTCTGGACCAGAGGGAATCAACGAGCTCAGGAGAATTGCAGCCAGATTTGAGGAGAAAATTTTCAGCGGTGCTATTAATCAG ACTGATTACCTTCGGAAAATATCCATGAAGATGCTAACTATGGAGACTAAATCGCAAAATGCAGCTGGTTCTTCCTCATCTATCCCTGCCGCTAATAATGGAACATCCATGGATTCGA TACCCAACAATCAAGGTATCCTTCTTCCAGGATCGTTGCCAACCAATCAATCTCAAGCACCTCAGCCGTTGATGTCCCAAACCATGCAGAATAATACCGCCTCTGGAATGACGGGCTCTACTGCTTTACCATCTTCCATGCCGCCGGCTTCTTCCATAACCAATAACAACGTCACAAGCGTTGTAAACCAGAATTCAA ATATGCAAAATGTAGCTGGAATGTTGCAAGATTCATCTGGGCAGCATGGCCTTTCCTCGAACATGTTTTCAGGATCCCAAAGGCAGATGCTTGGCAGGCCACATGGTATGTCTTCACAGCAACAACAGCAGCCGCAGAATGCACAATATCTTTATCAGCAGCAGCTACAGCAGCAACTTCTCAAGCAGAATTTCCAGTCAGGGAATGTTCCCAATCCCAATTCGCTTTTGCCATCACACATGCAACAGCAGCAACAAAATGTGCTGCAGCCTAATCAACTGCATTCTTCTCAACAGCCTGGTGTTCCAACATCTGCTACGCAGCCATCCACTGTGAACTCAGCCCCTCTCCAGGGTCTCCACACAAATCAGCAATCAAGTCCGCAATTGTCTGCTCAGCAGACGACACAATCTATGTTGCGTCAGCATCAATCGTCAATGCTAAGGCCACATCCACAATCACAACAAGCGTCTGGCATCCATCAGCAGCAGACGTCATTGCCGCAGCAATCAATTTCTCCTCTACAACAACAGCAGCAAACACAAATAATGCGGCAACAAGCCGCAAATAGCTCGGGTATCCAACAGAAGCAGATGATGGGGCAACATGTTGTTGGGGATATGCAGCAGCAACATCAGCAAAGGTTactaaaccaacaaaataatGTTATGAACATCCAACAGCAGCAGTCACAACAGCAGCCAcagcagcagcagaagcagcAGCCAACGGCCCAGCAACAGTTGATGTCTCAACAAAACAACCTTCAGGCAACGCATCAGCAACCACTGGGCTCTCAAGGAAATGTTGCAGGAATGCAGCAACCACAACAACAGATGCTCAATTCCCAGGTTGGCAACTCAAGTTTGCAGAATAACCAGCACGCGGTGCATATGTTATCACAATCAACGGGTGGGATGCAACGAACACATCAGGCTGGCCATGGCTTGTTTTCTTCTCAGGGCCAACAGTCACAAAATCAGCCATCCCAACAGCAGATGATGCCCCAGCTTCAGTCGCATCATCAGCAGCTAGGGTTGCAACAACAACCTAATCTGCTACAACAGGATGTGCAACAAAGGCTACAAGCTTCAGGCCAAGTCACAGGTTCTCTGCTTCCACCTCAAAATGTTGTGGACCAACAGAGACAACTATATCAAACCCAAAGAACCCTCCCGGAGATGCCATCAT CATCGCTGGATTCGACAGCACAGACGGAAAGTGCAAATGGGGTTGATTGGCAAGAGGAGGTTTATCAGAAG ATCAAATCCTTGAAAGAGATGTACTTACCAGATCTGAATGAAATCTACCAGAGAGTTGCATCCAAGTTGCAGCAA TTTTCTCTGGAGCAGGATTCTATTCCACAGCAACAAAGATCAGATCAGTTTGAGAAATTGAAACAGTTCAAGACAATGTTGGAGCGCATGATACAATTTTTATCTGTTCCAAAAAGCAATATCATGCCCGCATTGAAGGATAAGGTGCCTTATTACGAGAAGCAGATTATAGGTTTCTTAAATATGCACAAGCCGAGGAAGCCAGTACAGCAAGGGCAGCTTCCGCAATCTCAGATGCAGCCAATGCAGCAACCGCAATCTCAGACAGTTCAAGATCAATCTCATGATAATCAAACAAATCCGCAGATGCAAGCAATGAGCATGCAGGGAGCTGGGCCAAGGGCACAACAGAGTAGTTTGCCAAATATGCAGAATAATGTTCTGTCATCTCGTCCTGGAGTTTCAGCTCCACAGCAGAACATTCCTAGTTCCATACCGGCTTCTAGTTTAGAATCTGGCCAAGGCAATGCATTGAATAATGGCCAGCAGGTTGCCATGGGATCCATGCAACAAAATACTTCTCAACAAGTAAATAACAGTTCTGCCTCGGGTCAAAGTGGGTTAAGTACACTGCAGTCTAATATTAATCAACCCCAGTTAAGTTCCAGTATGCTTCAGCATCAGCACATGAAGCAACAGCAAGACCAACAAATGACGCAGCAACTCAAACAGCAATTTCAACAGCGCCAAatgcaacagcaacagcaacagttGCAAGCGagacagcaacagcaacagttGCAGGCAAGACAGCAAGCGGCACAATTACAACAGATGAATGATATGAATGATTTGACATCGAGGCAAGGGATGAATGTCAGTCGTGGGATGTTTCAGCAACATTCTCTGCAGGGACAGCGTGCCACTTATCCTCTTCAACAGTTAAAACCAGGAGCTGTTTCGTCGCCTCAACTTCTTCAAGGTGCATCTCCTCAAATGTCACAACAACATTTGTCTCCTCAGGTGGACCAGAAAAATCTGTCAACTGTCAACAAGATGGGAACTCCATTGCAACCTGCAAACTCCCCTTTTGTTGTCCCATCTCCTTCAACCCCCTTGGCTCCGTCCCCTATGCAAGTTGACTCGGAGAAACCTTCTGGCACTTCGTCGTTGTCAATGGGAAATCTTGCGCGCCAACAAGCAACTGGCATGCAAGGCGTAGTTCAATCCCTTGCAATTGGCACTCCAGGGATCTCTGCCTCTCCCCTCCTTCAGGAGTTTACTAGTCCTGATGGAAGTGTTTTAAATCCGTTGATAAGTACATCTGGAAAACCAAGTGCTACTGAGCTGCCTATTGAACGCCTTATTAGAGCT GTGAAGTCCTGCTCGCCACAAGCACTTTCTTCTGCAGTAAGTGACATTGGATCGGTTGTAAGCATGGTTGATAGGATAGCTGGTTCAGCCCCAGGAAACGGTTCGAGAGCTTCTGTTGGCGAAGACTTGGTTGCAATGACTAAGTGTCGTCTTCAAGCAAGAAACTTCATGACGCAAGAGGGAATGATGGCGACGAAGAAAATGAAGCGTCACACAACTGCAATGCCACTGAGCGTTGGTTCACTGGGAGGAAGTGTTGGTGATAACTACAAGCAGTTTACTGGTTCAGAAACATCAGACCTGGAATCTACTGCAACTTCTGATAGAAAGAAGGCAAGAACTGAG ATGGAACATGCCCTTTTGGaggaaattaaggaaataaaccAGCGGCTGATAGATACAGTTGTTGAgattagtgatgatgaagatgttacTGATCATAGTGAGGGAGCAATATCAAGCAAAGGGTGTGAAGGAACAACAGTTAGATTCTCGTTTATAGCTGTTTCTCTCAGCCCAGCCTTGAAGGCTCATCTCTCATCAACACAAATG TCTCCTATTCAACCATTACGTCTACTGGTCCCTTGTAGCTACCCTAACGCCTCTCCATCTCTTCTGGATAAACTCCCGGTCGAAATCAG CAAAGAGAACGAGGACCTCTCGTCCAAAGCTATGGCACGGTTCAACATATTGCTAAGAAGTTTGTCACAGCCAATGTCGCTCAAAGACATAGCCAAGACATGGGACGCTTGCGCTCGGGCTGTGATCTGTGAGTACGCACAGCAATTTGGTGGTGGAACTTTTAGCTCAAAATACGGCACTTGGGAGAAATATGTAGCCGCTTCCTGA